The proteins below are encoded in one region of Oncorhynchus kisutch isolate 150728-3 linkage group LG14, Okis_V2, whole genome shotgun sequence:
- the LOC109904118 gene encoding estrogen receptor beta yields the protein MACFPGSGTDNSPLLQVQKVGSNKAPGLLPTIYSPLSGMESSSLCIPSSHTGSSHDYSPVAFYNHSTLGYSRPTISDSPSLCPPLSPHLFWPPNDHGQHNMPPLTQHCPHPLLYSNPNYPAPFEEPKPHNLNLTPSSSLLHPTKLPGKKFCAVCNDYALGYHYSVQSCEGCKAFFKRNIQGHKDYVCPGTNQCTIDKNLRKMCRSCRLRKCYEVGMKKCGMSPEHYSYMGARHRRVPQGWGAPGGLVGVGARAQWNLEGGSLPLLEVHHSSLTPEQLISCIMDAEPPEVYLMEDLKRPFTEASMMMSLTKLANKELFLMISWAKKIPGFVELSLTYQMHLLESCWLDVLMLGLMWRSVDHPGKLIFSADLKLNREEGNCVEGIMITFDMLLAATTRFRELNLQREEYVCLKVMILLNSNICSTSPEMAGNLESKGKLQLLLDSVTDALVWAISKQGLSFQLQSTRLSHLLMLLSDICHVSGKGINHLSSMKNKNIVQVSDLLLEMLTNTCNRSRMSAPLDPYNHDLTMLPAAQAPAPTQASASAVDPQFQPHSL from the exons ATGGCCTGTTTTCCTGGGAGTGGGACTGACAATTCTCCCCTGCTCCAGGTCCAGAAGGTGGGCTCCAACAAGGCCCCTGGACTCCTGCCAACCATTTACAGCCCCCTCAGTGGCATGGAGAGCTCCAGCCTCTGCATCCCCTCTTCCCACACAGGCAGCAGCCATGATTACAGCCCTGTAGCCTTCTACAACCACTCTACGCTGGGCTACAGCAGACCAACCATCTCCGACAGCCCCTCTCTGTGTCCCCCACTCAGTCCCCACCTCTTCTGGCCCCCCAATGACCACGGCCAGCACAACATGCCCCCGCTGACCCAGCACTGTCCCCACCCCTTGCTGTACAGCAATCCCAACTACCCCGCCCCCTTTGAAGAGCCTAAACCCCACAACCTCAACCTCACCCCTAGCAG ctctctcctccaccctaccAAGCTGCCGGGGAAAAAATTCTGTGCCGTATGTAATGACTACGCTTTGGGTTACCATTACAGCGTGCAGTCTTGTGAGGGCTGCAAGGCCTTCTTCAAGAGGAACATCCAAG GGCACAAGGACTACGTTTGTCCAGGGACTAACCAGTGCACTATCGACAAGAACCTCCGTAAAATGTGCCGGTCCTGCCGCCTACGCAAGTGTTATGAAGTGGGCATGAAGAAGTGTG GGATGAGTCCGGAGCACTACAGTTACATGGGGGCGAGGCACAGGCGTGTGCCTCAGGGGTGGGGGGCACCAGGCGGGCTGGTGGGGGTCGGTGCCAGGGCCCAGTGGAATCTGGAGGGGGGCTCCCTCCCCCTGCTGGAGGTGCACCACTCATCCCTGACCCCTGAACAGCTGATATCCTGCATCATGGATGCGGAGCCGCCAGAGGTCTACCTGATGGAGGACCTAAAGAGGCCCTTCACTGAAGCCAGCATGATGATGTCACTCACCAAACTGGCCAACAAGGAGCTGTTCCTCATGATCAGCTGGGCCAAAAAGATCCCTG GCTTTGTAGAGCTGAGTCTGACGTACCAGATGCACCTGTTGGAGAGTTGCTGGTTGGACGTGCTGATGCTTGGTCTGATGTGGAGGTCTGTCGACCACCCTGGGAAACTCATCTTCTCAGCAGACCTAAAGCTCAACAG GGAAGAGGGGAACTGTGTGGAGGGAATCATGATTACATTTGACATGCTACTGGCAGCCACCACTAGGTTTCGAGAGCTGAACCTCCAGAGAGAGGAGTATGTCTGTCTGAAAGTCATGATCCTCCTCAACTCCA ACATATGCTCTACCTCTCCGGAGATGGCAGGGAATCTGGAGAGCAAGGGGAAGCTGCAGCTTCTGTTGGACTCAGTGACAGATGCCCTGGTGTGGGCCatctccaaacaaggcctgtcctTCCAGCTGCAGTCAACCCGCCTTTCCCACCTCCTCATGTTGCTCTCAGACATCTGCCACGTCAG TGGCAAAGGCATAAACCACCTCTCCAGCATGAAGAATAAAAATATTGTGCAGGTCTCCGACCTGCTCTTGGAAATGCTCACCAACACATGCAACAGAAGCCGTATGTCCGCACCTCTTGACCCCTATAATCACGACCTCACCATGCTCCCAGCAGCCCAAGCCCCTGCCCCTACCCAGGCTTCAGCCTCTGCTGTGGACCCCCAGTTCCAGCCACATTCCCTATAG